One genomic window of Hippocampus zosterae strain Florida chromosome 12, ASM2543408v3, whole genome shotgun sequence includes the following:
- the tmem237a gene encoding transmembrane protein 237A, with amino-acid sequence MPTVKGRKRKSKKEVNDDDGEVVCVEVEKEGLTNQNREVATPDFLDAAAPQKKKKKKRAPTIDQPAEYVDTPNGDTGKAEVGEEEPAVAMTRRTKRKRKTKSTEHHGNDIGAEDDDIVASAPSPIPQHSLFSAPQGSSQPVGRVFVERNRRFQAERVEQLRHIDQVDDYLEPRQMTWTTRDIAIKIHSSFRVLGLFCHGFLSGYAVWNVSVVYVLAGERMSALANLLQQYHSLAYSAQSLLYLLLAISTVSAFDRVNLAKASMALRGFITLDPAALASFLYFTALILSLSQQMTSDRIHLYPTANETLWPPGSEEQILRPWIVVNLVVALLVGLAWAIISTRPDIDYTEEFLMSMEVESYPRADDNMDIQA; translated from the exons ATGCCAACAGTCAAGGGCAGGAAGAGGAAGTCCAAAAAGGAAGTCAATGATGACGATGGCGAAG TGGTTTGCGTGGAAGTGGAGAAAGAAGGATTGACAAATCAGAATAGAGAAGTGGCAACGCCGGACTTCCTCGATGCGGCGgcaccacagaagaagaagaaaaagaagagggcGCCGACAATTG ATCAGCCGGCGGAGTATGTCGACACGCCAAACGGGGACACGGGCAAAGCCGAGGTGGGCGAGGAGGAACCTGCCGTCGCTATGACCAGACGGACCAAAAGGAAGAG GAAGACCAAATCCACGGAGCATCACGGCAATGATATCGGAGCCGAAGATGACGACATTGTGGCGAGCGCCCCCTCGCCCATCCCCCAGCATTCCTTGTTCTCCGCCCCCCAAGGAAGCAGTCAACCCGTCGGCAGAGTCTTTGTCGAGAGAAATC GGCGTTTCCAGGCAGAACGAGTGGAGCAGTTGCGACACATCGACCAGGTGGACGACTACTTGGAGCCCAGACAGATGACATGGACCACCAGAGACATAGCAATCAAGATCCACAGCAGCTTCAG GGTCCTGGGCCTGTTCTGCCATGGCTTCCTGTCAGGCTACGCCGTGTGGAACGTGAGCGTGGTGTACGTGCTAGCAGGTGAGCGCATGTCGGCGCTGGCCAACCTTCTGCAGCAGTATCACTCGCTGGCCTACAGCGCGCAGTCGCTGCTCTACCTGCTGCTCGCCATCAGCACCGTGTCCGCCTTCGACCG CGTCAACCTGGCCAAGGCCTCCATGGCTCTGAGGGGCTTCATCACGTTGGATCCCGCCGCTCTCGCCTCGTTCT TGTACTTCACCGCGCTGATCCTGTCCCTTAGTCAACAGATGACCAGCGATCGCATCCACCTATATCCCACCGCCAACGAGACTCTGTG GCCTCCTGGTTCTGAGGAGCAGATCTTGCGACCGTGGATCGTGGTCAACCTAGTGGTGGCGCTGCTGGTGGGCCTGGCCTGGGCCATCATCTCCACACGGCCAGATATTGACTACACGGAAG AGTTCTTGATGTCCATGGAAGTCGAGAGCTATCCCCGAGCCGATGACAACATGGACATCCAAGCCTGA
- the LOC127612187 gene encoding MAGUK p55 subfamily member 4-like, with protein sequence MTHTEEDGVIELLSMVVDDVNEAVSRNVIGAHLLHELLSTQWLHALLQIYECLLTFKRLWPRPFLSHASALSREVQGVLHTVQTPSVEATELQILLSSPHMKALLSCHDAVAQADFGPVLAPLPDGLPVDEEVVRIVCLAKNEQPLGATIRKDKETGEIFIARVIRGGLADRSGLLHPGDLLVEVDGKPVVGLEPEQVIQILMRSEGTILFKVVPNTSQLSSINKPVYMRAMVDYCPLQDPSIPCPDVGVFFSKGEVLEVLDQTDGQWWQARKITSSTSFPGLIPSAATLKSKQKEQRDHNECKDDKDEGGVGGSSAVTVTDKEEEPQEKCTSDQEETHFESEPSDFTDGLYLAGFRRSFCLLRRSLSKRRRRSSTSITAYCANVATPYEEVVLYRRPLGDHHRLIILVGASGVGINELRKTLIKLNPDTYEGPIPHTTRPIRAWEQTGREYHFVNKELFEYMACNHRFVQYGEFKGHNYGTSIDAINEVIKRGHVCIIDIEPHNIPPLRTRKYKPYVIFIKAPSLEKLAQTRGNARMICSYLHSRYITKLDLVDLSESSRQMEDKYKHLFDEELVNEQLSDTCAKLHAAVQRAQEDANWIPVSWTQRWSS encoded by the exons ATGACGCACACGGAGGAGGATG GCGTCATTGAGTTGTTGTCCATGGTGGTGGACGATGTCAACGAGGCGGTCAGCAGAAACGTCATTGGCGCTCATCTCCTTCATGAACTCCTGAGCACTCAGTGGCTACATGCCCTGCTGCAG ATTTACGAGTGCCTGTTGACGTTCAAAAGACTCTGGCCCCGCCCTTTCCTGTCTCACGCCTCAGCACTCTCACGCGAG GTCCAGGGCGTCCTGCATACGGTCCAGACTCCTTCTGTGGAGGCCACAGAGCTTCAGATCCTCCTGAGCTCTCCGCACATGAAG GCCCTGTTGTCATGTCACGACGCCGTGGCTCAAGCCGACTTTGGACCCGTCCTGGCGCCACTACCTGACGGGTTGCCTGTAGATGAGGAGGTCGTGAGGATTGTTTGTCTGGCAAAAAATGAACAACCTCTG ggGGCCACCATAAGGAAGGACAAGGAGACAGGAGAGATCTTTATCGCCAGGGTGATTCGTGGAGGACTTGCAGACCGCagcg GTCTCCTCCATCCTGGAGATCTTCTGGTGGAGGTGGACGGAAAGCCAGTGGTGGGGTTGGAACCAGAGCAGGTCATCCAGATTCTG ATGAGGTCTGAGGGCACCATCTTGTTCAAAGTAGTTCCAAACACTTCCCAGCTGAGCAGCATCAACAAACCA GTCTACATGAGGGCCATGGTGGACTACTGCCCTCTGCAGGACCCGTCCATACCATGCCCGGATGTGGGAGTTTTCTTCAGTAAGGGGGAAGTGCTGGAGGTCTTGGACCAGACAGATGGACAGTGGTGGCAGGCCCGGAAGATCACCAGCTCCACCTCCTTTCCCGGATTGATTCCATCAGCTGCCACGTTGAAGAG TAAGCAGAAGGAGCAGAGGGATCATAACGAGTGTAAAGATGACAAGGACGAGGGTGGCGTCGGAGGCAGCAGCGCAG TCACCGTAACTGATAAAG AGGAGGAGCCTCAAGAAAAATGCACTTCAG ATCAGGAAGAAACACATTTTG aGTCAGAACCGTCAGACTTTACTGATGGACTCTACCTCG CGGGCTTCCGGCGTAGTTTCTGTCTGTTGAGGAGGTCGCTGTCCAAGAGGAGGCGTCGGTCCAGCACAAGCATCACCGCCTACTGCGCCAACGTGGCCACACCCTACGAGGAAGTGGTCCTCTACCGACGACCCCTAGGGGATCACCACCGGCTCATCATACTCGTGG GCGCGTCAGGTGTAGGCATCAACGAGCTAAGAAAGACCCTCATCAAACTCAACCCGGACACGTATGAAGGACCCATACCAC ACACCACCCGACCAATCAGAGCGTGGGAGCAGACAGGCAGAGAGTACCACTTTGTCAACAAAGAGCTCTTTGAATACATGGCGTGCAACCACAG GTTTGTACAATACGGCGAGTTCAAGGGCCACAACTACGGGACCAGTATCGACGCCATCAATGAGGTCATCAAACGGGGACATGTGTGCATTATTGACATCGAACCACAT AACATTCCTCCTTTGAGGACCAGGAAGTACAAACCGTATGTGATCTTCATCAAAGCTCCCAGCTTGGAGAAACTCGCACAAACTCGAGGGAACGCCAGAATGATTTGCAGTTACCTGCACAGCAGATACATCACT AAACTGGACCTTGTGGACCTGTCAGAGTCGTCTCGGCAGATGGAGGACAAGTACAAACATTTGTTTGACGAGGAGCTAGTCAACGAGCAGCTAAGCGACACCTGTGCTAAGCTACACGCCGCGGTCCAGCGAGCGCAGGAAGACGCAAACTGGATACCCGTCAGTTGGACCCAGCGCTGGAGTAGCTGA